A portion of the Candidatus Polarisedimenticolia bacterium genome contains these proteins:
- the rlmN gene encoding 23S rRNA (adenine(2503)-C(2))-methyltransferase RlmN: MENLYGKDRHALEGVVAPLCGKPFHARQLFEWLYSRGERDFARMSDLPRSLRDSLRRSFRAALPAVELAQTSSDGTIKYLLRLDDGKAVESVYIPEKRRITFCVSSQIGCPLGCAFCLTARMGLVRNLTPGEIAGQAALLAQSHRLPPNGYNLVFMGMGEPLNNYDNVMGAFRLLTDPRGMGIAPRHITLSTAGVVPGILRLAKEPSRPRLAVSLSATTDARRDALMPINRAYPLQELFSALRAVPLAPRERITFEYVLLRGINDTREDAARLARLAAGLPVKINLIPYNDAAVAGYDAPRVPAARAFRDLLLERRIPASLRRRRGADISAACGQLAILDTATLEHPPAGGDT, from the coding sequence ATGGAAAACCTCTACGGCAAGGACCGGCACGCGCTGGAAGGCGTGGTGGCGCCGCTGTGCGGCAAGCCCTTCCATGCCCGGCAGCTGTTCGAGTGGCTCTACTCCCGAGGCGAGCGCGATTTCGCCCGCATGTCGGATCTGCCGCGGTCGCTGCGCGACAGCCTCCGGCGGAGCTTCCGCGCCGCCCTGCCGGCGGTGGAGCTGGCGCAGACCTCCAGCGACGGCACGATCAAGTACCTGCTGCGGCTGGACGACGGGAAGGCGGTGGAGTCGGTCTACATCCCGGAGAAGCGCCGCATCACCTTCTGCGTCTCTTCCCAGATCGGCTGTCCGCTGGGATGCGCCTTCTGCCTCACCGCCCGCATGGGGCTGGTGCGCAACCTGACGCCGGGGGAGATCGCGGGACAGGCGGCGCTGCTGGCGCAGTCCCACCGCCTGCCGCCGAACGGCTACAACCTCGTCTTCATGGGGATGGGCGAGCCGCTGAACAACTACGACAACGTCATGGGCGCCTTCCGGCTCCTCACCGATCCCCGCGGCATGGGCATCGCCCCGCGCCACATCACCCTGTCGACGGCGGGGGTGGTCCCGGGAATCCTGAGGCTCGCGAAGGAGCCTTCCCGGCCGCGCCTGGCGGTGTCGCTGTCCGCCACCACCGACGCGCGGCGCGATGCGCTGATGCCGATCAATCGCGCCTATCCGCTGCAGGAGCTGTTCTCCGCGCTGCGCGCCGTTCCCCTGGCGCCGCGCGAGCGGATCACGTTCGAGTACGTGCTGCTGCGAGGCATCAACGACACGCGGGAAGACGCGGCCCGGCTCGCGCGGCTGGCGGCGGGATTGCCGGTCAAGATAAACCTGATTCCCTACAACGACGCCGCGGTGGCCGGCTACGATGCTCCCCGCGTCCCGGCGGCGCGCGCCTTCCGCGATCTCCTGCTCGAGAGGCGCATTCCGGCGTCGCTGCGCCGGCGCCGCGGGGCGGACATCTCCGCTGCCTGCGGCCAGCTGGCGATCCTGGACACGGCCACACTCGAGCATCCCCCCGCCGGAGGCGACACATGA
- a CDS encoding 3-oxoacyl-ACP reductase family protein translates to MIDLKGQVALVTGGSRGIGRAACLLLARHGADVALGYRLDREAAESVREEIERAGKRGLAVPGDLSRRRDAETLVRSTVETFGRLDILVNNHGIWKDGPIESMTEEDWDETLDVNLKGVFLCTRAAVPVMRRQGRGRIVNIASTAGQRGEAQHSHYAASKGGIISFTKSLGPELCRDGILVNCVAPGWVDTDMSAEALAGAERSRILSTIPMGRPGTPEEIAGAILFFASDLSGYCCGEVLNVNGGSVLCG, encoded by the coding sequence ATGATCGATCTGAAGGGACAGGTGGCTCTGGTGACCGGAGGCTCGCGGGGGATCGGACGTGCCGCCTGCCTGTTGCTGGCGCGGCATGGCGCCGACGTGGCGCTCGGATACCGGCTGGACCGTGAGGCGGCGGAAAGCGTGCGGGAGGAGATCGAGCGCGCGGGGAAGCGCGGCCTGGCGGTGCCCGGCGACCTGTCGCGCCGGCGGGATGCCGAGACACTGGTGCGCAGCACGGTGGAGACCTTCGGGCGCCTCGACATCCTGGTGAACAATCACGGCATCTGGAAGGACGGCCCGATCGAATCGATGACCGAGGAGGACTGGGACGAAACCCTGGATGTCAACCTCAAGGGGGTCTTCCTGTGCACCCGGGCGGCCGTCCCCGTGATGCGGCGCCAGGGGCGGGGGCGCATCGTGAACATCGCCTCCACCGCGGGGCAGCGCGGCGAGGCGCAGCATTCCCACTATGCCGCGTCGAAGGGAGGCATCATCTCGTTCACCAAGAGTCTGGGGCCGGAGCTCTGCCGGGACGGGATCCTGGTGAACTGCGTGGCGCCGGGATGGGTCGACACCGACATGAGCGCCGAGGCGCTGGCGGGAGCCGAGCGCTCGCGCATCCTCTCGACCATCCCGATGGGGCGTCCCGGAACTCCGGAGGAGATTGCCGGGGCGATCCTCTTTTTCGCCTCCGATCTCTCCGGCTACTGCTGCGGGGAGGTCTTGAACGTCAATGGAGGGTCGGTCCTGTGCGGTTGA
- a CDS encoding ferredoxin family protein has product MAYVITEKCLGERYATCVAVCPVDCIYPGDYQGQEFMVIDPVVCIDCGACLPECPIEAIVETPDEDPDYAKINADLTPSFKGNPAVTPRPSNDPPRKPGNKLA; this is encoded by the coding sequence ATGGCCTACGTGATTACTGAAAAGTGCCTGGGAGAGCGGTACGCGACGTGCGTTGCCGTCTGCCCCGTGGACTGCATCTATCCCGGGGACTACCAGGGTCAGGAATTCATGGTCATCGACCCGGTAGTCTGCATCGACTGCGGCGCCTGCCTTCCCGAGTGCCCGATCGAGGCCATCGTCGAAACGCCGGACGAGGATCCCGACTACGCGAAGATCAACGCCGATCTCACTCCCTCGTTCAAGGGCAATCCGGCGGTCACGCCGCGGCCGAGCAACGATCCGCCCCGCAAGCCGGGCAACAAGCTGGCCTGA
- the thiE gene encoding thiamine phosphate synthase → MEAYLVTDRKLASEEFLLRLVREAIAAGAERVQVREKDLPGRPLLALVRSVLAEAEGSRTTVFVNDRVDVALAAAAQGAHLGRAGLPVETARRMSGEDFVIGASTHSLEEAIDAQERGADYLFVGPIFPTPSKAAFGEPLGIPRLESILRRIRIPVYAIGGITPERLQPLRGLPLTGVAMISAFVRARSVKELVQRVRVGD, encoded by the coding sequence CTGGAAGCCTACCTGGTCACCGATCGCAAGCTCGCCTCCGAGGAGTTCCTCCTCCGCCTGGTGCGCGAGGCGATCGCCGCGGGTGCCGAGCGGGTGCAGGTGCGCGAGAAGGACCTGCCCGGCAGACCCCTGCTGGCGCTGGTCCGCAGCGTCCTGGCGGAGGCGGAGGGGAGCCGCACCACCGTGTTCGTGAACGATCGGGTCGACGTCGCGCTCGCGGCGGCGGCGCAGGGAGCGCACCTGGGGCGCGCCGGGCTGCCGGTCGAGACGGCGCGCAGGATGTCGGGCGAGGATTTCGTGATCGGCGCTTCCACCCACTCGCTGGAAGAAGCGATCGACGCGCAGGAGCGCGGCGCCGATTATCTGTTCGTCGGGCCGATATTTCCAACGCCTTCCAAGGCCGCGTTCGGAGAGCCGCTCGGCATTCCCCGTCTCGAGTCGATCCTGCGCCGCATCCGGATTCCCGTCTACGCGATCGGCGGCATCACGCCCGAGCGGCTCCAGCCGCTGCGGGGATTGCCCCTGACCGGAGTCGCCATGATCTCGGCCTTCGTGCGCGCGCGGTCGGTGAAGGAGCTGGTGCAAAGGGTGCGCGTCGGTGATTGA
- a CDS encoding menaquinone biosynthesis protein, whose translation MSLPRIAVVDYLNARPLVRGFNRPPLAEAVRLLAGSPARCADWLRDGAVDAALIPSIEYLRIPGLRVVPGMAISARREARSVLLFSRARLSEIRTVALDRSSRTSAALVRILLRARSRHRVDYRPAEPDLSRMLSDCDAALLIGDAALRAAPRDVKAYDLASEWHTLTGLPFVFAFWAVAPKAAHPLPVEAFLESKRIGLAERDRIAAEASADLGLPARSLESYLTENIHYDLGEEEMKALWLFYRLARESSIVERASDLAFFGREPVASRPLATEGLP comes from the coding sequence ATGTCGCTGCCGCGCATCGCCGTCGTCGATTACCTGAATGCCCGCCCGCTGGTGCGCGGCTTCAACCGTCCGCCCCTGGCGGAGGCGGTGCGCCTGCTGGCCGGCTCGCCGGCCCGCTGCGCCGACTGGCTGCGCGACGGCGCGGTGGATGCCGCCCTGATTCCCAGCATCGAGTACCTGCGCATCCCGGGGCTGCGGGTCGTCCCCGGCATGGCGATCTCGGCGCGGCGCGAGGCCCGCTCGGTCCTGCTCTTCTCCCGCGCCCGCCTCTCCGAGATCCGGACCGTGGCGCTGGACCGATCGTCGCGCACCTCGGCGGCATTGGTGCGCATCCTGCTGCGCGCGCGCTCCCGCCATCGGGTCGATTATCGCCCCGCCGAGCCCGATCTCTCCCGCATGCTGTCGGACTGCGACGCCGCGCTGCTGATCGGGGACGCGGCGCTGCGGGCCGCGCCGCGCGACGTCAAGGCCTACGATCTCGCCTCGGAATGGCACACACTGACCGGGCTGCCTTTCGTCTTCGCCTTCTGGGCGGTTGCTCCCAAAGCAGCGCATCCTCTGCCCGTGGAAGCTTTCCTCGAGTCGAAGCGCATCGGGCTGGCGGAGCGCGATCGGATCGCCGCCGAGGCGTCGGCGGACCTGGGGCTGCCGGCGCGATCGCTGGAGAGCTATCTCACCGAGAACATCCACTACGATCTCGGCGAGGAGGAGATGAAGGCTCTCTGGCTGTTCTACCGTCTCGCCCGGGAGTCGTCGATTGTCGAGCGCGCCTCGGATCTCGCCTTTTTCGGCAGGGAGCCCGTCGCCTCGCGGCCGCTCGCCACGGAGGGTCTGCCGTGA